In bacterium, the genomic window AACTCGCCGCTCTTCGGCTCGGCGAGGGACGGTCGCTGCGGCCTCGCCGGCGTGGCGTTCCGCGCCGCGCGCGGCGCCTCGACGAAGATCGCCACGCCGCGCGGCGGCCCGAACGGCGCCGTCTCCGACTTCGTCGTGCACTACCTCGGCCGCCCCGGCGGCGGAACGCTCCTCGCGTCGGTGGACGGCGCGCCGGCGAGCGAGATCGGCACCGCCGCGGCGAGCCCCGCGCCGGCGACGCGCGAGATCCACGTGCCGGACGGGCCGCACTCGCTCTCGCTCTCGCCGAAGGGGGACGGCGAGGTGGCGCTCTACGGCGTGGCGCTCGAGCGCGAGGAGCCGGGCGTCGTCTACGACTCGATCGGCGCCAACGGCGCGACGGCCCACTTCCTCTCGCTGCTCGACGCCGGCGACTGGCAGGCGGAGCTGCGGCTGCGGCGCCCCGACCTCGTCGTGCTCAACTACGGCACGAACGAGAGCGGCTACGTCGGCCTCTCGATGGACAAGCTGCGGCGGGACGTCGAGGCGCTGATCGCGCGGGTCCGCGCGGCCGCGCCGAACGCCTCGGTCCTCGTGATGGCCCCGATGGACCGCGGCGCGCGCGGCGAGGACGGCTCGCTGACGACGATGGCGACGATCCCGCAGATCGTCGAGGCGGAGCGGGCCGCGGCCAAGGCCGCCGGCGCCGCCTTCTTCGACACCTACAGCGCGATGGGCGGCTCGGGCACGATGGCCCGCTGGTACGAGCGCGAGAACCGGCTCGTCTCGGGCGACCTCACGCACCCGACCGGCATGGGCGCCGACATCGTCTCGCGGCTGCTCGTGGACGCGCTCGAGGCCGGGCGACGCGCGTCCGGCGCGCAAGGGCCGATCGGCGTCGCGGACGGCTTGGGGGCGAAGGCGAACGCGGCTCCGCGCCGCGCGGCGGCGCCGCCTAAGCCGCGCGGCGACGCGGACGTCGCGGCGGCGGCGGAGACCGACGCGCCCCAAAGCGCCGCGGCCG contains:
- a CDS encoding GDSL-type esterase/lipase family protein, producing NSPLFGSARDGRCGLAGVAFRAARGASTKIATPRGGPNGAVSDFVVHYLGRPGGGTLLASVDGAPASEIGTAAASPAPATREIHVPDGPHSLSLSPKGDGEVALYGVALEREEPGVVYDSIGANGATAHFLSLLDAGDWQAELRLRRPDLVVLNYGTNESGYVGLSMDKLRRDVEALIARVRAAAPNASVLVMAPMDRGARGEDGSLTTMATIPQIVEAERAAAKAAGAAFFDTYSAMGGSGTMARWYERENRLVSGDLTHPTGMGADIVSRLLVDALEAGRRASGAQGPIGVADGLGAKANAAPRRAAAPPKPRGDADVAAAAETDAPQSAAAEAEKETPRSGAAEAPKSGAAETEKETPRPDAAEAPKSGAAGAEKETPRPDEAAAPKARKADGSAAQQGGAPRHAGAERRQRRVRPAPQQPGVGGLRGGDQK